One genomic region from Acidobacteriota bacterium encodes:
- a CDS encoding YvcK family protein, whose product MTTSSFPPHLKCVAIGGGTGLSTLLKGLKHYVLSDGEQTAARSHILDSLTAVVTVTDDGGSSGRLREEFQILPPGDIRNCLVALSEDEYLLSQLFQYRFPGEGNIRGHSFGNLFLTALTGVTGDFVKAVKLTSEVLAIRGNIVPSTTSDVSLVAELEDGRIIHGESKITAAGGRVRHIRLEPETCQPLPETLDAIRTADIITLGPGSLFTSIIPNLLVHGVAEAIAQSKALKVYICNIMTQPGETDHFSVSNHIEWLLRYIPAGSLDVVLVNNTLVSPDVAAKYHEEGAQPIYLRMASDLRNGKSGPALLSVAGSETTSTSITVCGKRIPVLASDLLEQSELARHCPTKLAQAVFTVYQQAMSQRRKARTLKVTR is encoded by the coding sequence ACTTCAAGCTTCCCCCCACATCTCAAGTGCGTTGCCATTGGCGGCGGCACTGGCCTTTCCACGCTGCTGAAAGGATTAAAACATTATGTGTTATCTGATGGGGAGCAAACGGCAGCCCGGTCGCATATTCTTGATTCCTTGACGGCGGTGGTCACGGTAACCGATGACGGAGGAAGCTCGGGGCGACTCCGCGAAGAATTCCAAATCCTCCCACCGGGCGACATCCGCAACTGTCTGGTGGCACTGTCTGAGGATGAATACCTGCTCTCACAACTGTTTCAGTATCGCTTTCCAGGTGAAGGCAACATCCGGGGGCACAGCTTCGGCAATCTTTTTCTGACGGCCCTGACCGGGGTCACCGGCGATTTTGTCAAAGCTGTCAAATTGACCAGCGAAGTCCTGGCAATTCGTGGAAATATCGTCCCGTCAACCACCTCAGATGTCTCGCTGGTGGCCGAACTCGAAGATGGACGCATCATCCATGGCGAAAGCAAAATCACAGCGGCTGGTGGACGGGTTCGCCATATTCGGCTGGAACCTGAAACCTGTCAGCCATTGCCGGAAACCCTCGACGCCATCCGAACCGCCGACATCATTACCCTGGGCCCTGGGTCGCTGTTTACCAGCATTATTCCAAACCTTCTGGTCCACGGTGTTGCTGAAGCCATTGCCCAGTCCAAAGCCCTGAAAGTCTATATTTGCAACATTATGACCCAGCCGGGTGAAACCGATCATTTTTCGGTCAGTAACCATATTGAATGGCTGTTGCGCTACATACCCGCCGGGTCACTTGATGTGGTCCTGGTCAATAACACTCTGGTGTCCCCTGATGTCGCAGCCAAATACCACGAAGAAGGTGCGCAGCCAATTTACCTCAGGATGGCTTCCGACCTGAGAAATGGGAAATCCGGCCCGGCACTCCTCTCAGTGGCCGGCTCTGAAACAACCTCTACTTCGATCACAGTTTGCGGAAAACGAATTCCGGTACTGGCCTCCGACCTGCTTGAACAAAGCGAACTGGCTCGGCACTGCCCAACTAAACTGGCTCAGGCCGTCTTCACCGTTTATCAACAGGCGATGTCCCAACGGCGGAAAGCCCGAACGCTGAAAGTGACAAGATGA